Proteins found in one Neomonachus schauinslandi chromosome 1, ASM220157v2, whole genome shotgun sequence genomic segment:
- the LOC110582613 gene encoding 5-hydroxytryptamine receptor 3C-like — translation MEGGWPVEGGVLYLTVSLLLSGHTKSYSHLTGSLFSTRRSNTFTVNCSGFDQHGVNPAAFQTIFNQKDFRPVINYSIPTQVNISFTLSAILEVDEQLQLLTSFLWLKLIWNNPFISWDPEECGAISKLTVTTESLWLPDIFIMESMDVDQTLEGLSAYVTNDGHVVYNKPMRVTSICSLDIFYFPFDQQNCTLTFSSFLYTVKNMLLGMEKEVWEIVDTSRDIVRTQGEWELLGINKATPKLSVGSSLFDQIMFYVAIRRRPSLYVINLLVPSSLLIAIDALSFYLPAESGNRAPFKITLLLGYNVFLLMMNKLLPANGTPIPGVYFALCLSLMAVSLLETIFITYLLPLAPTQPPPMPRWLHPLLLYWASPRKCCPTALWKENVGPGLMPTHLRGPKEPGQLVGKELGPREAELNGASGLTSTQLADLWVQFSHMMDTFLFHLYLLFLASSIITVIVLWNT, via the exons ATGGAAGGGGGGTGGCCTGTGGAGGGGGGAGTCCTCTACCTCACTGTCAGCCTTCTGCTTTCAG GACACACAAAGTCCTATTCCCATCTCACAGGGTCTCTGTTCTCTACAAGAAGGTCAAACACTTTCACCGTCAATTGCTCAGGCTTTGACCAGCACGGGGTGAACCCTGCTGCCTTCCAGACTATATTTAACCAGAAGGACTTCCGTCCGGTCATCAACTACAGCATCCCCACTCAGGTCAACATCTCCTTCACTTTGTCTGCCATCCTGGAAGTG GATGAACAACTTCAGCTGCTGACATCATTTCTGTGGTTAAAGTTG ATCTGGAATAACCCATTCATCAGCTGGGATCCAGAAGAATGTGGTGCCATCAGTAAACTCACTGTGACAACTGAGAGCCTGTGGCTCCCAGACATCTTCATCATGGAATC CATGGATGTGGATCAGACCCTGGAAGGCCTCTCTGCATATGTGACCAATGACGGTCACGTTGTGTATAACAAACCAATGCGGGTGACCAGCATCTGTAGCCTGGACATCTTCTACTTCCCCTTTGACCAGCAGAACTGCACACTCACCTTCAGCTCTTTCCTCTACACAG TGAAAAACATGTTGCTGGGCATGGAAAAGGAAGTGTGGGAGATAGTGGACACCTCACGTGACATTGTCCGCACACAAGGGGAGTGGGAGCTCCTGGGCATCAACAAGGCCACCCCAAAGCTGTCTGTGGGCTCCAGTCTTTTTGACCAAATCATGTTCTAT gtGGCCATCAGGCGCAGGCCCAGCCTCTATGTCATAAACCTCCTGGTGCCCAGTAGCTTGCTGATCGCCATTGACGCCCTCAGCTTCTACCTGCCGGCAGAAAGCGGGAATCGTGCCCCATTCAAGATAACCCTTCTGTTGGGCTACAATGTCTTCCTGCTCATGATGAATAAACTACTTCCTGCTAATGG CACCCCCATCCCAGGTGTCTACTTTGCCCTGTGTCTGTCCCTGATGGCGGTCAGCCTGCTGGAGACCATCTTCATCACCTACCTGctgcccctggcccccacccagcccccacccatgCCTCGGTGGCTCCACCCTCTGCTCCTCTACTGGGCCAGCCCAAGGAAATGCTGCCCCACTGCACTCTGGAAGGAGAATGTGGGCCCAGGCCTCATGCCCACTCACCTACGTG GACCGAAGGAGCCAGGGCAGTTGGTAGGGAAGGAGCTGGGACCCAGAGAGGCAGAGCTGAATGGGGCTTCAGGATTGACAAGCACCCAGCTAGCTGACCTGTGGGTGCAGTTCAGCCACATGATGGACACCTTCCTCTTCCACCTCTACCTGCTCTTCTTGGCCTCCTCCATCATCACGGTCATCGTCCTCTGGAACACCTAG